A section of the Tenrec ecaudatus isolate mTenEca1 chromosome 10, mTenEca1.hap1, whole genome shotgun sequence genome encodes:
- the DVL2 gene encoding segment polarity protein dishevelled homolog DVL-2 isoform X4: MAGSGAGGAGVGETKVIYHLDEEETPYLVKIPVPAERITLGDFKSVLQRPAGAKYFFKSMDQDFGVVKEEISDDNARLPCFNGRVVSWLVSSDNPQPEGVPSAHEPRTELVPPPPPLPPLPPERTSGIGDSRPPSFHRENLEPETETESVVSLRRERPRRRESSVGHRPSGPSRLERHLAGYESSSTLMTSELESTSLGDSDEEDTMSRFSSSTEQSSASRLLKRHRRRRKQRPPRLERTSSFSSVTDSTMSLNIITVTLNMEKYNFLGISIVGQSNERGDGGIYIGSIMKGGAVAADGRIEPGDMLLQVNDMNFENMSNDDAVRVLRDIVHKPGPIVLTVAKCWDPSPQAYFTLPRNEPIQPIDPAAWVSHSAALTGTFPAYPGSSSMSTITSGSSLPDGCEGRGLSIHTDMASVTKAMAAPESGLEVRDRMWLKITIPNAFLGSDVVDWLYHHVEGFPERREARKYASGLLKAGLIRHTVNKITFSEQCYYVFGDLSGACDRYLVNLSLNDNDGSSGASDQDTLAPLPGATPWPLLPTFSYQYPAPHPYSPQPPPYHELSSYTYGGGSASSQHSEGSRSSGSTRSDGGAGRTGRSEERAPESKSGSGSESEPSSRGGSLRRGGEPSGAGDGGPPPSRGSSGGAPNLRTHPGLHPYGPPPGMALPYNPMMVVMMPPPPPPVPTAVQPPGAPPIRDLGSVPPELTASRQSFHMAMGNPSEFFVDVM, translated from the exons ATGGCGGGCAGTGGCGCCGGGGGCGCTGGAGTCGGGGAGACGAAGGTGATTTACCACCTGGACGAGGAAGAGACTCCCTACCTGGTGAAGATCCCCGTGCCCGCCGAGCGCATCACCCTCGGCGATTTCAAGAGCGTCCTGCAGCGGCCCGCGGGAGCCAAGTACTTTTTCAAGTCTATGGATCAGGATTTCGG GGTGGTGAAGGAAGAGATTTCTGACGACAATGCTCGCCTTCCATGCTTCAACGGAAGGGTGGTATCCTGG CTCGTGTCATCGGATAACCCCCAGCCTGAGGGGGTGCCCTCTGCCCATGAGCCTCGCACAGAACTggtgcctccacccccaccactgccCCCTTTGCCACCGGAGAGGACCAGTGGCATTGGGGACTCCAGGCCGCCGTCTTTCCA CCGGGAAAACCTGGAGCCGGAGACGGAGACGGAGTCAGTTGTGTCGCTGAGGCGGGAGCGGCCTCGCCGCAGAGAGAGCA GTGTGGGCCACAGGCCCAGCGGCCCCTCGAGGCTGGAGCGCCACCTGGCTGGGTACGAGAGCTCCTCCACCCTGATGACCAGTGAGCTGGAGAGCACCAGCCTGGGGGACTCGGATGAGGAGGACACCATGAGCAG GTTCAGCAGCTCCACGGAGCAGAGCAGTGCCTCTCGCCTCCTCAAGCGTCACCGGCGGCGGAGGAAACAGCGGCCACCCCGCCTGGAGAGG ACCTCATCTTTCAGCAGCGTCACTGACTCTACAATGTCTCTCAACATCATCACAGTCACACTCAATATGG AGAAGTACAACTTCCTGGGCATCTCCATTGTGGGCCAGAGCAATGAGCGGGGAGACGGCGGCATCTACATCGGCTCCATCATGAAGGGCGGGGCTGTGGCTGCCGATGGGCGCATCGAGCCTGGAGACATGCTGTTACAG GTGAATGACATGAACTTTGAGAACATGAGCAATGATGATGCCGTGCGGGTGCTGAGGGACATCGTGCACAAGCCAGG CCCCATTGTGCTGACCGTGGCCAAGTGCTGGGACCCCTCTCCACAGGCCTATTTCACACTCCCTCGAA ACGAGCCCATCCAGCCCATTGACCCTGCTGCCTGGGTGTCCCACTCAGCTGCGCTGACCGGCACTTTCCCAGCCTATCCGGGCTCCTCGTCCATGAGCACCATTACATCCGGGTCCTCTTTGCCTGACG GCTGCGAGGGCCGGGGTCTCTCCATCCATACGGACATGGCGTCTGTGACCAAGGCCATGGCTGCTCCGGAGTCAGGGCTGGAAGTTCGGGACCGCATGTGGCTTAAGATCACGATCCCAAATGCCTTTCTGG GCTCGGACGTGGTGGACTGGCTCTACCATCACGTGGAGGGCTTTCCCGAGCGGCGCGAGGCCCGCAAGTACGCCAGTGGGCTGCTGAAGGCGGGCCTCATCCGACACACCGTGAACAAGATCACCTTCTCTGAGCAGTGCTACTACGTCTTTGGGGACCTCAGTGGTGCCTGTGACCGTT ACCTGGTCAACTTGTCTCTGAATGACAACGACGGCTCCAGCGGGGCTTCTGACCAGGACACTCTGGCTCCTCTGCCTGGGGCCACCCCATGGCCCTTGCTGCCCACCTTCTCCTATCAGTACCCGGCTCCCCACCCAtacagcccccagcccccaccctacCATGAGCTCTCTTCCTACACTTATGGTGGGGGCAGTGCCAGCAGCCAACACAGTGAGG GGAGCCGGAGCAGTGGATCAACTCGGAGCGATGGGGGGGCAGGGCGCACAGGGAGGTCTGAGGAGCGGGCCCCCGAGTCCAAGTCCGGCAGCGGCAGTGAGTCCGAGCCCTCCAGTCGTGGGGGCAGCCTTCGACGGGGTGGGGAGCCGAGTGGGGCTGGTGACGGGGGCCCTCCTCCATCCAGGGGCTCATCAGGTGGTGCCCCTAATCTTCGAACCCACCCAGGGCTCCATCCCTATGGACCACCCCCTGGCATGGCCCTCCCCTACAACcccatgatggtggtgatgatgcccccacccccaccccctgtccccaCAGCAGTCCAGCCCCCAGGGGCCCCTCCCATCAGAGACTTGGGCTCTGTGCCCCCCGAGCTGACAGCCAGCCGCCAAAGCTTCCACATGGCCATGGGCAACCCCAGTGAGTTCTTTGTGGATGTGATGTAG
- the DVL2 gene encoding segment polarity protein dishevelled homolog DVL-2 isoform X2 yields MAGSGAGGAGVGETKVIYHLDEEETPYLVKIPVPAERITLGDFKSVLQRPAGAKYFFKSMDQDFGVVKEEISDDNARLPCFNGRVVSWLVSSDNPQPEGVPSAHEPRTELVPPPPPLPPLPPERTSGIGDSRPPSFHPNVSSSRENLEPETETESVVSLRRERPRRRESSVGHRPSGPSRLERHLAGYESSSTLMTSELESTSLGDSDEEDTMSRFSSSTEQSSASRLLKRHRRRRKQRPPRLERTSSFSSVTDSTMSLNIITVTLNMEKYNFLGISIVGQSNERGDGGIYIGSIMKGGAVAADGRIEPGDMLLQVNDMNFENMSNDDAVRVLRDIVHKPGPIVLTVAKCWDPSPQAYFTLPRNEPIQPIDPAAWVSHSAALTGTFPAYPGSSSMSTITSGSSLPDGCEGRGLSIHTDMASVTKAMAAPESGLEVRDRMWLKITIPNAFLGSDVVDWLYHHVEGFPERREARKYASGLLKAGLIRHTVNKITFSEQCYYVFGDLSGACDRYLVNLSLNDNDGSSGASDQDTLAPLPGATPWPLLPTFSYQYPAPHPYSPQPPPYHELSSYTYGGGSASSQHSEGSRSSGSTRSDGGAGRTGRSEERAPESKSGSGSESEPSSRGGSLRRGGEPSGAGDGGPPPSRGSSGGAPNLRTHPGLHPYGPPPGMALPYNPMMVVMMPPPPPPVPTAVQPPGAPPIRDLGSVPPELTASRQSFHMAMGNPSEFFVDVM; encoded by the exons ATGGCGGGCAGTGGCGCCGGGGGCGCTGGAGTCGGGGAGACGAAGGTGATTTACCACCTGGACGAGGAAGAGACTCCCTACCTGGTGAAGATCCCCGTGCCCGCCGAGCGCATCACCCTCGGCGATTTCAAGAGCGTCCTGCAGCGGCCCGCGGGAGCCAAGTACTTTTTCAAGTCTATGGATCAGGATTTCGG GGTGGTGAAGGAAGAGATTTCTGACGACAATGCTCGCCTTCCATGCTTCAACGGAAGGGTGGTATCCTGG CTCGTGTCATCGGATAACCCCCAGCCTGAGGGGGTGCCCTCTGCCCATGAGCCTCGCACAGAACTggtgcctccacccccaccactgccCCCTTTGCCACCGGAGAGGACCAGTGGCATTGGGGACTCCAGGCCGCCGTCTTTCCA CCCCAATGTGTCCAGCAGCCGGGAAAACCTGGAGCCGGAGACGGAGACGGAGTCAGTTGTGTCGCTGAGGCGGGAGCGGCCTCGCCGCAGAGAGAGCA GTGTGGGCCACAGGCCCAGCGGCCCCTCGAGGCTGGAGCGCCACCTGGCTGGGTACGAGAGCTCCTCCACCCTGATGACCAGTGAGCTGGAGAGCACCAGCCTGGGGGACTCGGATGAGGAGGACACCATGAGCAG GTTCAGCAGCTCCACGGAGCAGAGCAGTGCCTCTCGCCTCCTCAAGCGTCACCGGCGGCGGAGGAAACAGCGGCCACCCCGCCTGGAGAGG ACCTCATCTTTCAGCAGCGTCACTGACTCTACAATGTCTCTCAACATCATCACAGTCACACTCAATATGG AGAAGTACAACTTCCTGGGCATCTCCATTGTGGGCCAGAGCAATGAGCGGGGAGACGGCGGCATCTACATCGGCTCCATCATGAAGGGCGGGGCTGTGGCTGCCGATGGGCGCATCGAGCCTGGAGACATGCTGTTACAG GTGAATGACATGAACTTTGAGAACATGAGCAATGATGATGCCGTGCGGGTGCTGAGGGACATCGTGCACAAGCCAGG CCCCATTGTGCTGACCGTGGCCAAGTGCTGGGACCCCTCTCCACAGGCCTATTTCACACTCCCTCGAA ACGAGCCCATCCAGCCCATTGACCCTGCTGCCTGGGTGTCCCACTCAGCTGCGCTGACCGGCACTTTCCCAGCCTATCCGGGCTCCTCGTCCATGAGCACCATTACATCCGGGTCCTCTTTGCCTGACG GCTGCGAGGGCCGGGGTCTCTCCATCCATACGGACATGGCGTCTGTGACCAAGGCCATGGCTGCTCCGGAGTCAGGGCTGGAAGTTCGGGACCGCATGTGGCTTAAGATCACGATCCCAAATGCCTTTCTGG GCTCGGACGTGGTGGACTGGCTCTACCATCACGTGGAGGGCTTTCCCGAGCGGCGCGAGGCCCGCAAGTACGCCAGTGGGCTGCTGAAGGCGGGCCTCATCCGACACACCGTGAACAAGATCACCTTCTCTGAGCAGTGCTACTACGTCTTTGGGGACCTCAGTGGTGCCTGTGACCGTT ACCTGGTCAACTTGTCTCTGAATGACAACGACGGCTCCAGCGGGGCTTCTGACCAGGACACTCTGGCTCCTCTGCCTGGGGCCACCCCATGGCCCTTGCTGCCCACCTTCTCCTATCAGTACCCGGCTCCCCACCCAtacagcccccagcccccaccctacCATGAGCTCTCTTCCTACACTTATGGTGGGGGCAGTGCCAGCAGCCAACACAGTGAGG GGAGCCGGAGCAGTGGATCAACTCGGAGCGATGGGGGGGCAGGGCGCACAGGGAGGTCTGAGGAGCGGGCCCCCGAGTCCAAGTCCGGCAGCGGCAGTGAGTCCGAGCCCTCCAGTCGTGGGGGCAGCCTTCGACGGGGTGGGGAGCCGAGTGGGGCTGGTGACGGGGGCCCTCCTCCATCCAGGGGCTCATCAGGTGGTGCCCCTAATCTTCGAACCCACCCAGGGCTCCATCCCTATGGACCACCCCCTGGCATGGCCCTCCCCTACAACcccatgatggtggtgatgatgcccccacccccaccccctgtccccaCAGCAGTCCAGCCCCCAGGGGCCCCTCCCATCAGAGACTTGGGCTCTGTGCCCCCCGAGCTGACAGCCAGCCGCCAAAGCTTCCACATGGCCATGGGCAACCCCAGTGAGTTCTTTGTGGATGTGATGTAG
- the DVL2 gene encoding segment polarity protein dishevelled homolog DVL-2 isoform X1 — protein sequence MAGSGAGGAGVGETKVIYHLDEEETPYLVKIPVPAERITLGDFKSVLQRPAGAKYFFKSMDQDFGVVKEEISDDNARLPCFNGRVVSWLVSSDNPQPEGVPSAHEPRTELVPPPPPLPPLPPERTSGIGDSRPPSFHPNVSSSRENLEPETETESVVSLRRERPRRRESSEHGGVGHRPSGPSRLERHLAGYESSSTLMTSELESTSLGDSDEEDTMSRFSSSTEQSSASRLLKRHRRRRKQRPPRLERTSSFSSVTDSTMSLNIITVTLNMEKYNFLGISIVGQSNERGDGGIYIGSIMKGGAVAADGRIEPGDMLLQVNDMNFENMSNDDAVRVLRDIVHKPGPIVLTVAKCWDPSPQAYFTLPRNEPIQPIDPAAWVSHSAALTGTFPAYPGSSSMSTITSGSSLPDGCEGRGLSIHTDMASVTKAMAAPESGLEVRDRMWLKITIPNAFLGSDVVDWLYHHVEGFPERREARKYASGLLKAGLIRHTVNKITFSEQCYYVFGDLSGACDRYLVNLSLNDNDGSSGASDQDTLAPLPGATPWPLLPTFSYQYPAPHPYSPQPPPYHELSSYTYGGGSASSQHSEGSRSSGSTRSDGGAGRTGRSEERAPESKSGSGSESEPSSRGGSLRRGGEPSGAGDGGPPPSRGSSGGAPNLRTHPGLHPYGPPPGMALPYNPMMVVMMPPPPPPVPTAVQPPGAPPIRDLGSVPPELTASRQSFHMAMGNPSEFFVDVM from the exons ATGGCGGGCAGTGGCGCCGGGGGCGCTGGAGTCGGGGAGACGAAGGTGATTTACCACCTGGACGAGGAAGAGACTCCCTACCTGGTGAAGATCCCCGTGCCCGCCGAGCGCATCACCCTCGGCGATTTCAAGAGCGTCCTGCAGCGGCCCGCGGGAGCCAAGTACTTTTTCAAGTCTATGGATCAGGATTTCGG GGTGGTGAAGGAAGAGATTTCTGACGACAATGCTCGCCTTCCATGCTTCAACGGAAGGGTGGTATCCTGG CTCGTGTCATCGGATAACCCCCAGCCTGAGGGGGTGCCCTCTGCCCATGAGCCTCGCACAGAACTggtgcctccacccccaccactgccCCCTTTGCCACCGGAGAGGACCAGTGGCATTGGGGACTCCAGGCCGCCGTCTTTCCA CCCCAATGTGTCCAGCAGCCGGGAAAACCTGGAGCCGGAGACGGAGACGGAGTCAGTTGTGTCGCTGAGGCGGGAGCGGCCTCGCCGCAGAGAGAGCAGTGAGCATGGCG GTGTGGGCCACAGGCCCAGCGGCCCCTCGAGGCTGGAGCGCCACCTGGCTGGGTACGAGAGCTCCTCCACCCTGATGACCAGTGAGCTGGAGAGCACCAGCCTGGGGGACTCGGATGAGGAGGACACCATGAGCAG GTTCAGCAGCTCCACGGAGCAGAGCAGTGCCTCTCGCCTCCTCAAGCGTCACCGGCGGCGGAGGAAACAGCGGCCACCCCGCCTGGAGAGG ACCTCATCTTTCAGCAGCGTCACTGACTCTACAATGTCTCTCAACATCATCACAGTCACACTCAATATGG AGAAGTACAACTTCCTGGGCATCTCCATTGTGGGCCAGAGCAATGAGCGGGGAGACGGCGGCATCTACATCGGCTCCATCATGAAGGGCGGGGCTGTGGCTGCCGATGGGCGCATCGAGCCTGGAGACATGCTGTTACAG GTGAATGACATGAACTTTGAGAACATGAGCAATGATGATGCCGTGCGGGTGCTGAGGGACATCGTGCACAAGCCAGG CCCCATTGTGCTGACCGTGGCCAAGTGCTGGGACCCCTCTCCACAGGCCTATTTCACACTCCCTCGAA ACGAGCCCATCCAGCCCATTGACCCTGCTGCCTGGGTGTCCCACTCAGCTGCGCTGACCGGCACTTTCCCAGCCTATCCGGGCTCCTCGTCCATGAGCACCATTACATCCGGGTCCTCTTTGCCTGACG GCTGCGAGGGCCGGGGTCTCTCCATCCATACGGACATGGCGTCTGTGACCAAGGCCATGGCTGCTCCGGAGTCAGGGCTGGAAGTTCGGGACCGCATGTGGCTTAAGATCACGATCCCAAATGCCTTTCTGG GCTCGGACGTGGTGGACTGGCTCTACCATCACGTGGAGGGCTTTCCCGAGCGGCGCGAGGCCCGCAAGTACGCCAGTGGGCTGCTGAAGGCGGGCCTCATCCGACACACCGTGAACAAGATCACCTTCTCTGAGCAGTGCTACTACGTCTTTGGGGACCTCAGTGGTGCCTGTGACCGTT ACCTGGTCAACTTGTCTCTGAATGACAACGACGGCTCCAGCGGGGCTTCTGACCAGGACACTCTGGCTCCTCTGCCTGGGGCCACCCCATGGCCCTTGCTGCCCACCTTCTCCTATCAGTACCCGGCTCCCCACCCAtacagcccccagcccccaccctacCATGAGCTCTCTTCCTACACTTATGGTGGGGGCAGTGCCAGCAGCCAACACAGTGAGG GGAGCCGGAGCAGTGGATCAACTCGGAGCGATGGGGGGGCAGGGCGCACAGGGAGGTCTGAGGAGCGGGCCCCCGAGTCCAAGTCCGGCAGCGGCAGTGAGTCCGAGCCCTCCAGTCGTGGGGGCAGCCTTCGACGGGGTGGGGAGCCGAGTGGGGCTGGTGACGGGGGCCCTCCTCCATCCAGGGGCTCATCAGGTGGTGCCCCTAATCTTCGAACCCACCCAGGGCTCCATCCCTATGGACCACCCCCTGGCATGGCCCTCCCCTACAACcccatgatggtggtgatgatgcccccacccccaccccctgtccccaCAGCAGTCCAGCCCCCAGGGGCCCCTCCCATCAGAGACTTGGGCTCTGTGCCCCCCGAGCTGACAGCCAGCCGCCAAAGCTTCCACATGGCCATGGGCAACCCCAGTGAGTTCTTTGTGGATGTGATGTAG
- the ACADVL gene encoding very long-chain specific acyl-CoA dehydrogenase, mitochondrial produces the protein MQAAKMAPGVGRQLLRWRGSSSRPSAFLGQPRPGPARRAYASGAAQAAVHKTDSPSPDAPAKESQAKSESKSFAVGMFKGQLTTEQVFPYPSVLNEEQSQFLRELVGPFSRFFQEVNDPAKNDAMEQVEDSTLKGLKELGAFGLQVPSELGGVGLCNTQYARLVEIVGMHDLSVGITLGAHQSIGFKGILLFGTKAQREKYLPKLASGETVAAFCLTEPSSGSDAASIRSSAVPSPCGKYYTLNGSKIWISNGGLAEIFTVFAKTPVKDASTGATKEKITAFVVERSFGGITHGAPEKKMGIKASNTAEVYFDGVQVPSENVLGEVGGGFKVAMHILNNGRFGMAAALAGTMKGIIAKAVDHAANRTQFGEKIHNFGLIQEKLARMAVLHYVTESMAYMVSANMDQGFKDFQIEAAISKIFGSEAAWKVTDECIQIMGGMGFMKEPGVERVLRDLRIFRIFEGTNDILRLFVALQGCMDKGKELSGIGNALKNPFGNAGLLLGEAGKQLRRRTGLGSGLSLSGLIHPELSRSGSLAVQALEQFSTVVEAKLIKHKKGIVNEQFVLQRLADSAIDLYAMVVVLSRASRSLSEGHSTAQHEKMLCDSWCIEAAARVRESMAALQSDPQQQELFRNFKSISQALVEHGGVVTSNPLGF, from the exons ATGCAGGCGGCTAAGATGGCCCCGGGCGTGGGGCGCCAGCTGCTGCGGTGGAGGGGCAGCAG CTCGCGGCCCAGCGCGTTCCTGGGGCAgccccggcccggcccggcccggcgaGCCTATGCCAGTGGGGCCGCTCAG GCGGCTGTGCACAAGACCGATTCGCCCTCGCCGGATGCCCCGGCCAAGGAAAGCCAGGCCAAGTCG gaATCCAAGTCCTTTGCTGTGGGCATGTTTAAGGGCCAGCTCACCACAGAGCAGGTGTTCCCCTACCCGTCTG tgCTCAACGAGGAACAGTCGCAGTTCCTGCGGGAGCTGGTTGGGCCCTTCTCTcgcttcttccag GAGGTGAATGACCCTGCCAAGAACGACGCTATGGAGCAAGTGGAGGACAGCACCTTGAAGGGCCTCAAGGAACTGGGAGCCTTTGGTCTGCAAGTGCCCAGTGAGCTGGGTGGTGTGGGCCTCTGCAACACCCAG TATGCCCGCCTGGTAGAGATCGTGGGTATGCATGACCTCAGCGTGGGCATCACCCTGGGGGCCCATCAGAGCATCGGTTTCAAAGGCATCCTGCTCTTTGGCACAAAGGCCCAGAGAGAAAAATACCTCCCCAAATTGGCATCTG GGGAGACTGTGGCCGCCTTCTGCCTGACAGAGCCTTCCAGTGGATCTGACGCAGCCTCTATCcggtcctcggctgtgcccagcCCCTGTGGGAAGTACTACACCCTCAATGGAAGCAAGATCTGGATCAG CAATGGGGGGCTGGCAGAGATCTTTACAGTCTTTGCCAAAACGCCAGTTAAAGACGCATCCACAGGCGCCACGAAAGAGAAGATCACGGCGTTTGTGGTGGAGAGGAGTTTTGGGGGCATCACTCA TGGAGCCCCCGAGAAGAAGATGGGCATCAAGGCCTCCAACACAGCTGAGGTGTACTTTGACGGGGTACAGGTACCATCCGAAAACGTGCTGGGCGAAGTGGGGGGCGGCTTTAAGGTCGCCATGCACATTCTCAACAACGGAAGGTTTGGCATGGCTGCGGCCCTGGCAGGCACCATGAAGGGCATCATTGCTAAAGCG GTGGATCATGCTGCTAACCGTACCCAGTTTGGGGAGAAAATTCACAACTTTGGGCTGATCCAGGAGAAGCTGGCCCGGATGGCTGTGCTGCACTATGTGACCGAG TCCATGGCCTACATGGTGAGTGCCAACATGGACCAGGGATTCAAGGACTTCCAGATAGAGGCCGCCATCAGCAAAATCTTTGGCTCG GAGGCAGCCTGGAAGGTGACAGATGAGTGCATCCAAATCATGGGGGGCATGGGCTTCATGAAG GAGCCCGGGGTAGAGCGAGTGCTCCGTGATCTCCGCATCTTCCGGATCTTTGAGGGGACAAATGACATTCTCCGGCTGTTTGTGGCTCTGCAGGGCTGTATG GACAAAGGAAAGGAACTCTCGGGGATCGGCAACGCTCTGAAAAATCCCTTTGGGAACGCCGGCCTCCTGCTAGGAGAGGCGGGCAAACAACTGAGGCG GcggacagggctgggcagtggccTGAGTCTCAGTGGGCTCATCCACCCGGAGTTGAGTCGGAGCGGTAGTTTG GCAGTGCAGGCCCTGGAGCAGTTCTCCACGGTTGTGGAGGCCAAGCTGATCAAACATAAGAAGGGGATTGTCA ATGAGCAGTTTGTGCTGCAGCGCCTGGCAGACAGCGCCATTGACCTCTACGCCATGGTGGTGGTGCTCTCCAG AGCCTCAAGGTCCCTGAGCGAGGGCCACTCCACAGCCCAGCACGAAAAAATGCTCTGTGACAGCTGGTGTATTGAG GCGGCAGCCAGGGTCCGAGAGAGCATGGCCGCCCTGCAGTCGGACCCCCAGCAGCAGGAGCTCTTCCGAAACTTCAAGAGCATCTCCCAAGCCTTGGTGGAGCACGGTGGGGTGGTCACCAGCAACCCCCTCGGCTTCTGA
- the DVL2 gene encoding segment polarity protein dishevelled homolog DVL-2 isoform X3, translated as MAGSGAGGAGVGETKVIYHLDEEETPYLVKIPVPAERITLGDFKSVLQRPAGAKYFFKSMDQDFGVVKEEISDDNARLPCFNGRVVSWLVSSDNPQPEGVPSAHEPRTELVPPPPPLPPLPPERTSGIGDSRPPSFHRENLEPETETESVVSLRRERPRRRESSEHGGVGHRPSGPSRLERHLAGYESSSTLMTSELESTSLGDSDEEDTMSRFSSSTEQSSASRLLKRHRRRRKQRPPRLERTSSFSSVTDSTMSLNIITVTLNMEKYNFLGISIVGQSNERGDGGIYIGSIMKGGAVAADGRIEPGDMLLQVNDMNFENMSNDDAVRVLRDIVHKPGPIVLTVAKCWDPSPQAYFTLPRNEPIQPIDPAAWVSHSAALTGTFPAYPGSSSMSTITSGSSLPDGCEGRGLSIHTDMASVTKAMAAPESGLEVRDRMWLKITIPNAFLGSDVVDWLYHHVEGFPERREARKYASGLLKAGLIRHTVNKITFSEQCYYVFGDLSGACDRYLVNLSLNDNDGSSGASDQDTLAPLPGATPWPLLPTFSYQYPAPHPYSPQPPPYHELSSYTYGGGSASSQHSEGSRSSGSTRSDGGAGRTGRSEERAPESKSGSGSESEPSSRGGSLRRGGEPSGAGDGGPPPSRGSSGGAPNLRTHPGLHPYGPPPGMALPYNPMMVVMMPPPPPPVPTAVQPPGAPPIRDLGSVPPELTASRQSFHMAMGNPSEFFVDVM; from the exons ATGGCGGGCAGTGGCGCCGGGGGCGCTGGAGTCGGGGAGACGAAGGTGATTTACCACCTGGACGAGGAAGAGACTCCCTACCTGGTGAAGATCCCCGTGCCCGCCGAGCGCATCACCCTCGGCGATTTCAAGAGCGTCCTGCAGCGGCCCGCGGGAGCCAAGTACTTTTTCAAGTCTATGGATCAGGATTTCGG GGTGGTGAAGGAAGAGATTTCTGACGACAATGCTCGCCTTCCATGCTTCAACGGAAGGGTGGTATCCTGG CTCGTGTCATCGGATAACCCCCAGCCTGAGGGGGTGCCCTCTGCCCATGAGCCTCGCACAGAACTggtgcctccacccccaccactgccCCCTTTGCCACCGGAGAGGACCAGTGGCATTGGGGACTCCAGGCCGCCGTCTTTCCA CCGGGAAAACCTGGAGCCGGAGACGGAGACGGAGTCAGTTGTGTCGCTGAGGCGGGAGCGGCCTCGCCGCAGAGAGAGCAGTGAGCATGGCG GTGTGGGCCACAGGCCCAGCGGCCCCTCGAGGCTGGAGCGCCACCTGGCTGGGTACGAGAGCTCCTCCACCCTGATGACCAGTGAGCTGGAGAGCACCAGCCTGGGGGACTCGGATGAGGAGGACACCATGAGCAG GTTCAGCAGCTCCACGGAGCAGAGCAGTGCCTCTCGCCTCCTCAAGCGTCACCGGCGGCGGAGGAAACAGCGGCCACCCCGCCTGGAGAGG ACCTCATCTTTCAGCAGCGTCACTGACTCTACAATGTCTCTCAACATCATCACAGTCACACTCAATATGG AGAAGTACAACTTCCTGGGCATCTCCATTGTGGGCCAGAGCAATGAGCGGGGAGACGGCGGCATCTACATCGGCTCCATCATGAAGGGCGGGGCTGTGGCTGCCGATGGGCGCATCGAGCCTGGAGACATGCTGTTACAG GTGAATGACATGAACTTTGAGAACATGAGCAATGATGATGCCGTGCGGGTGCTGAGGGACATCGTGCACAAGCCAGG CCCCATTGTGCTGACCGTGGCCAAGTGCTGGGACCCCTCTCCACAGGCCTATTTCACACTCCCTCGAA ACGAGCCCATCCAGCCCATTGACCCTGCTGCCTGGGTGTCCCACTCAGCTGCGCTGACCGGCACTTTCCCAGCCTATCCGGGCTCCTCGTCCATGAGCACCATTACATCCGGGTCCTCTTTGCCTGACG GCTGCGAGGGCCGGGGTCTCTCCATCCATACGGACATGGCGTCTGTGACCAAGGCCATGGCTGCTCCGGAGTCAGGGCTGGAAGTTCGGGACCGCATGTGGCTTAAGATCACGATCCCAAATGCCTTTCTGG GCTCGGACGTGGTGGACTGGCTCTACCATCACGTGGAGGGCTTTCCCGAGCGGCGCGAGGCCCGCAAGTACGCCAGTGGGCTGCTGAAGGCGGGCCTCATCCGACACACCGTGAACAAGATCACCTTCTCTGAGCAGTGCTACTACGTCTTTGGGGACCTCAGTGGTGCCTGTGACCGTT ACCTGGTCAACTTGTCTCTGAATGACAACGACGGCTCCAGCGGGGCTTCTGACCAGGACACTCTGGCTCCTCTGCCTGGGGCCACCCCATGGCCCTTGCTGCCCACCTTCTCCTATCAGTACCCGGCTCCCCACCCAtacagcccccagcccccaccctacCATGAGCTCTCTTCCTACACTTATGGTGGGGGCAGTGCCAGCAGCCAACACAGTGAGG GGAGCCGGAGCAGTGGATCAACTCGGAGCGATGGGGGGGCAGGGCGCACAGGGAGGTCTGAGGAGCGGGCCCCCGAGTCCAAGTCCGGCAGCGGCAGTGAGTCCGAGCCCTCCAGTCGTGGGGGCAGCCTTCGACGGGGTGGGGAGCCGAGTGGGGCTGGTGACGGGGGCCCTCCTCCATCCAGGGGCTCATCAGGTGGTGCCCCTAATCTTCGAACCCACCCAGGGCTCCATCCCTATGGACCACCCCCTGGCATGGCCCTCCCCTACAACcccatgatggtggtgatgatgcccccacccccaccccctgtccccaCAGCAGTCCAGCCCCCAGGGGCCCCTCCCATCAGAGACTTGGGCTCTGTGCCCCCCGAGCTGACAGCCAGCCGCCAAAGCTTCCACATGGCCATGGGCAACCCCAGTGAGTTCTTTGTGGATGTGATGTAG